A genomic region of Metopolophium dirhodum isolate CAU chromosome 1, ASM1992520v1, whole genome shotgun sequence contains the following coding sequences:
- the LOC132936549 gene encoding uncharacterized protein LOC132936549 — protein MEKSSAESSNGDVIVTNVKKQKRTNAERQKEYRQRKKEKEKIRSSTNASNAHRQQSVEKKPHAQRQKAYEQRQKSLPSKSQGSLFDNLQSEKNSCKCKKYRAKSNGKTFEEDDGSSSHTGRAPSEDHVQSPAPVSDSHL, from the exons ATGGAAAAATCAAGTGCAGAATCATCAAACGGTGACGTCATCGTAACCAA cgTCAAGAAACAAAAGAGAACAAACGCCGAACGTCAAAAAGAGTATCGACAgcgtaaaaaagaaaaagaaaaaattcgTAGTTCAACAAATGCATCAAACGCTCACCGTCAACAAAG TGTCGAAAAAAAACCCCATGCCCAACGTCAAAAAGCATATGAGCAGCGACAAAAGAGTTTGCCAAGTAAATCACAGGGGTCGCTTTTTGACAATTTACAAAG tgaaaaaaattcatGCAAATGCAAAAAGTATCGAGCTAAATCGAATGGGAAAACGTTTGAAGAAGACGATGGTTCGTCCtc GCACACCGGACGAGCGCCTTCAGAGGATCACGTCCAGTCCCCTGCACCCGTGTCCGATTCACACTTGTGA